The following coding sequences are from one Paenibacillus tundrae window:
- a CDS encoding helix-turn-helix domain-containing protein — protein MNYGNRIAELREQRGLTQEELASSIHITRAALSHYEKNRRKPDFEVLTRLADIFGVSIDYLIGRTKQSDMVMDEDVREFVDSLELSDKEVLERFGLMIDGKPLTEEEARRFIAFVRMERSMD, from the coding sequence ATGAACTACGGGAATCGCATTGCTGAATTAAGGGAACAGCGGGGACTTACTCAAGAAGAACTTGCGAGCTCCATCCATATTACCCGGGCTGCACTCTCCCATTATGAGAAGAATCGACGCAAACCGGATTTTGAAGTATTAACAAGGCTTGCAGACATTTTTGGCGTATCCATTGATTATCTCATTGGTCGTACGAAGCAGAGTGATATGGTAATGGATGAGGACGTTCGGGAATTTGTTGATTCTCTTGAATTATCGGATAAGGAAGTGTTGGAACGCTTCGGCCTGATGATCGACGGTAAACCCTTGACCGAAGAAGAGGCACGTCGTTTTATTGCCTTTGTCCGTATGGAACGTAGTATGGATTAG
- a CDS encoding tyrosine-protein phosphatase, with the protein MVEMHCHILSGLDDGPVHMEQSIAMAEKAAAAGITSIIATPHHLNGRYNNEPIVVNQAVDLLQAELRKRNIRLDIHPGQEIRVHDTLIGDLYAGRCCTLAGSRYMLLELPFGSIPSQFPGILHELRVAGITPIIAHPERNLILLKKPKLLADYLKQGVLCQLTAQSFTGLFGRKVQKWCFHFCKENGFHFISSDAHDTRQRTFAVNEGNKMIEQYFGMDAVRRIAENASLILYNSEPIITRFNPRKLRMLLW; encoded by the coding sequence ATGGTTGAAATGCACTGCCACATATTATCTGGTCTTGATGATGGCCCAGTCCATATGGAACAGTCCATCGCAATGGCCGAGAAAGCGGCTGCTGCTGGCATAACCTCCATCATTGCAACTCCGCATCACCTGAACGGGCGCTACAATAACGAACCGATCGTAGTCAATCAGGCAGTAGATCTGCTCCAAGCAGAGCTTCGCAAACGCAACATTCGATTGGATATCCATCCCGGACAGGAGATCAGAGTGCATGACACACTGATTGGAGATCTCTATGCAGGTAGATGCTGCACACTCGCCGGGAGTCGCTACATGTTGCTGGAATTGCCTTTTGGCTCCATTCCCTCGCAGTTTCCCGGTATCCTTCATGAACTTCGGGTAGCCGGTATCACACCTATTATTGCTCATCCGGAACGTAATCTAATCTTGCTGAAAAAGCCGAAGCTGCTTGCAGATTATTTGAAGCAAGGCGTGCTGTGCCAACTCACGGCTCAATCCTTCACAGGACTTTTCGGTCGAAAAGTTCAGAAATGGTGTTTTCATTTTTGCAAAGAAAACGGGTTTCATTTCATTTCATCAGATGCTCATGATACACGTCAAAGAACATTTGCTGTTAATGAAGGAAACAAAATGATTGAGCAATACTTTGGAATGGATGCCGTCAGGCGTATAGCGGAAAATGCTTCCCTCATTCTATATAACTCTGAACCGATTATTACTCGGTTTAATCCCCGCAAGCTCCGCATGCTCCTTTGGTAG
- a CDS encoding YveK family protein: MELKGYFRILQKKWWLIVAIALIAGVGAGVKSIFFTQPIYEASSKLIVNQTSNVEGRAMMDFSMIQSNIKLINSYKEIIKSSAIMEKVATTYPDLKVTTAELISRTSVTTASESQVMNITVQGTTYENAAKTVNAISKVFQEQIPLIMKIDNVAILSEANVNGNAAPINMKTTLTIIVSLFAGLVLAIALVFLMDYLDDTFKLESEIEKELGIPVLTVISKMKKDDVKGSKNIVSQQKVGDGKYVTVNQ, from the coding sequence GTGGAACTGAAGGGGTATTTCCGCATTTTGCAAAAAAAATGGTGGTTGATTGTTGCCATTGCACTGATAGCTGGGGTAGGTGCTGGAGTTAAAAGTATTTTCTTCACACAACCAATCTATGAGGCAAGTTCCAAGCTGATCGTGAACCAAACATCCAATGTTGAAGGTCGAGCTATGATGGATTTCAGTATGATTCAGAGCAACATTAAGCTCATTAACTCCTATAAGGAGATCATTAAATCTTCGGCCATTATGGAGAAAGTAGCAACAACGTATCCTGACTTAAAGGTAACTACCGCTGAGCTAATCAGCAGAACCTCCGTTACAACCGCAAGCGAGTCCCAAGTCATGAACATTACAGTACAAGGGACTACCTACGAAAATGCCGCAAAAACAGTGAATGCAATTTCCAAAGTATTTCAAGAACAAATCCCCCTCATTATGAAAATCGATAACGTAGCCATTCTTAGTGAAGCCAACGTCAATGGCAACGCGGCACCAATTAATATGAAAACCACACTCACCATCATCGTCAGCTTGTTTGCAGGCTTGGTTCTTGCGATTGCACTTGTCTTCCTTATGGATTATCTGGACGATACGTTCAAATTAGAGTCCGAAATTGAAAAGGAACTGGGCATTCCGGTATTAACGGTCATTTCCAAAATGAAAAAAGACGATGTGAAGGGCAGCAAAAACATTGTATCTCAGCAGAAAGTGGGGGATGGAAAATATGTCACGGTTAACCAATGA
- a CDS encoding CpsD/CapB family tyrosine-protein kinase gives MSRLTNENNNLVTYFNSKSHISEGYRKLRTNIQFSSIDSHIKTIMVASAQAGEGKTTTISNLAVTYAQEGKKVLLIDADLRNPSLHQVFSVPNHIGLSSVLSNQYDVDEVLRESYIENLQLFTSGPIPPNPSEMIGSNRMKNLMNDLQSKYDVIMFDTPPVLAVTDALIVSSFCDGVLLVVNSGKVKKELVKKTKAHLEHVNARILGAILNNIKTTSNSVSYYGEK, from the coding sequence ATGTCACGGTTAACCAATGAAAATAATAATCTGGTGACCTATTTCAATTCCAAGTCTCATATCTCAGAAGGCTACCGCAAATTACGTACCAATATTCAGTTCTCTTCTATTGATAGTCATATCAAAACGATCATGGTTGCCTCGGCTCAAGCTGGTGAAGGGAAAACCACCACCATTAGCAATTTAGCCGTGACTTATGCGCAAGAAGGCAAAAAAGTTCTGCTCATTGATGCCGATCTGCGGAATCCATCTCTTCATCAAGTATTTTCGGTACCTAACCATATCGGACTCAGCAGTGTCTTGTCGAACCAATATGACGTGGATGAGGTTCTGCGAGAGAGCTACATCGAGAATCTCCAACTCTTCACATCCGGTCCGATCCCGCCTAACCCGTCGGAGATGATCGGCTCTAATCGGATGAAGAACCTAATGAATGATTTACAGTCGAAATACGATGTCATCATGTTCGATACCCCTCCGGTGCTCGCTGTAACAGACGCACTGATTGTAAGCTCCTTCTGCGACGGTGTTTTGCTGGTCGTGAACTCAGGCAAGGTCAAGAAAGAGCTGGTGAAGAAAACGAAGGCCCATCTTGAGCATGTGAATGCACGAATTCTAGGTGCCATTCTGAACAATATCAAAACGACATCGAACTCGGTCAGCTATTACGGAGAGAAGTAA
- the galU gene encoding UTP--glucose-1-phosphate uridylyltransferase GalU, translating to MKKVRKAIIPAAGLGTRFLPATKAMPKEMLPIVDKPTIQYIVEEAIASGIEDIIIVTGKGKRAIEDHFDNAFELEHNLLEKGKLGLLEEVRKSSNVDIHYIRQKEAKGLGHAVWCARNFIGDEPFAVLLGDDIVVSDVPCTKQLIDQYDQVQQSVVGVQTVQPEQTERYGIVDPLRSDGRLTEVLQFVEKPAQGTAPSNLAIMGRYVLNPEIFDFLEEQEIGQGGEIQLTDAIQRLNEKQGVYAYDFEGIRYDVGEKLGFILTTIDFALQNPELKLPMLHALQLILEKQSVEQVIAGREFE from the coding sequence ATGAAAAAAGTGAGAAAAGCGATCATTCCCGCAGCTGGTCTGGGAACACGTTTCCTGCCTGCCACGAAAGCTATGCCTAAAGAAATGCTCCCTATTGTGGACAAACCAACTATACAGTATATCGTTGAGGAAGCCATTGCCTCTGGTATTGAAGACATCATTATCGTTACAGGTAAGGGAAAACGGGCGATTGAGGATCATTTTGACAATGCATTCGAATTGGAACACAACCTGCTCGAAAAGGGGAAATTAGGCCTGCTTGAGGAGGTACGCAAATCATCCAATGTGGATATTCATTACATAAGGCAAAAAGAGGCCAAGGGGCTTGGTCATGCGGTGTGGTGTGCAAGGAATTTTATCGGTGACGAACCTTTTGCGGTGTTACTGGGAGATGATATTGTGGTCTCGGATGTTCCATGCACCAAACAGCTCATTGATCAATATGACCAGGTTCAGCAATCCGTGGTGGGTGTTCAAACGGTTCAACCTGAACAAACCGAACGTTACGGTATTGTTGATCCATTGCGATCGGACGGACGTCTGACTGAGGTACTTCAATTCGTTGAGAAGCCAGCACAAGGGACGGCACCATCCAATCTAGCGATCATGGGAAGATATGTCCTGAATCCAGAGATTTTTGACTTTTTGGAAGAGCAAGAGATTGGGCAAGGGGGAGAAATTCAATTAACTGACGCGATCCAACGACTAAATGAGAAACAAGGAGTGTATGCTTACGATTTCGAGGGAATCAGATACGACGTGGGCGAGAAGTTGGGATTCATATTGACGACCATTGACTTCGCGCTCCAAAACCCAGAGCTGAAATTACCGATGTTACATGCTTTACAGCTGATTCTGGAGAAACAGTCTGTTGAGCAAGTAATCGCTGGGAGGGAGTTTGAATGA
- a CDS encoding sugar transferase has translation MSPSPQTKEAEIVIDKGLGYSATTAAHGLEADKVYLLMKRMLDFLGSFIGLILLCPLFAVIALLIKIEAPKGSVFFRQVRVGLNGKEFHMYKFRSMVVNAEDLLENLMDQNEVGGNMFKMKNDPRITRIGKFIRKTSLDELPQLWNVLKGEMSLVGPRPSLPREVENYTSYDRQRLKMIPGCTGLWQVSGRNSVGFNEMVELDLTYARERNIFMDIKIILRTFRVLIGSKDAF, from the coding sequence ATGAGTCCATCTCCCCAAACAAAAGAAGCGGAGATTGTTATAGACAAAGGCCTAGGATACAGTGCAACGACGGCCGCCCATGGACTTGAAGCAGATAAAGTGTATTTGCTTATGAAAAGAATGCTCGACTTTCTCGGCTCTTTCATAGGTTTGATCCTATTATGTCCGCTGTTTGCTGTAATAGCACTACTTATCAAAATCGAGGCCCCTAAGGGGTCTGTTTTTTTTCGCCAAGTTCGGGTAGGTCTGAACGGTAAGGAATTTCATATGTACAAATTCAGATCGATGGTCGTGAATGCTGAAGATTTGCTGGAGAATCTGATGGATCAAAATGAAGTGGGCGGCAACATGTTCAAAATGAAAAATGATCCTAGAATTACTCGCATCGGCAAGTTCATTCGCAAAACCAGTCTGGATGAGCTTCCACAGTTATGGAATGTGCTCAAAGGGGAGATGAGTCTGGTTGGTCCCAGACCTTCACTTCCAAGAGAAGTGGAGAATTACACTTCCTATGACCGACAACGTCTCAAAATGATTCCAGGCTGCACAGGACTATGGCAAGTGAGTGGCCGGAACAGTGTTGGTTTTAATGAAATGGTTGAGTTGGATCTGACCTATGCCCGCGAGCGCAATATTTTCATGGACATCAAGATTATTCTGAGAACATTCAGAGTGTTGATCGGTTCTAAGGATGCATTTTAA
- a CDS encoding O-antigen ligase family protein — MQKAAFFASSKLGALYLIFASLFIISLAIYVPIVAVMALMALILLGVYLKHPSWVYFVVIGTFSLSVDKILRMQVMGFDSSSFYKLLILFFILPIFLRYGFRKEMIYPALAVGYLFVQSYFLSNMPDKMSPIDPFKSFLGLVVPFLLLMVNFSKEINMRIIRVLAWLPVFSLVAGFILQQMGMLSMVSFEISGVNRLQGANIAAHLGMLCFISICVCLIEIRNKHHIILNYALTLTHFIILIQTGTRGPLIALIPIVCMYLFDHVRKFAKGRTGALIPVVLFMAAVIVMVFAQWDNYQLRQESKGLSGRDSAWAFFTNRANEHPVFGQGLGSALVANDGSIFSGFVVPHNEYIRFYYDGGFVGALLFFGALFFVYLKVYRRLNSLVKPYFLGMILGFLVYSFFDNTLSTMHLIAPFCVYLNSLYLTSSKQHPEPEELPKLAPRKEILQ; from the coding sequence ATGCAAAAAGCAGCATTTTTTGCTTCTTCTAAACTAGGTGCGTTATATCTTATTTTTGCCTCGTTGTTCATTATTAGCCTAGCTATTTACGTACCTATTGTTGCGGTAATGGCATTGATGGCGTTGATCTTGCTAGGGGTGTATCTGAAGCATCCCAGCTGGGTCTATTTTGTGGTCATTGGAACGTTTTCGTTATCTGTGGACAAAATTTTGAGAATGCAAGTGATGGGCTTTGATTCTTCCTCATTCTATAAGTTGCTTATTTTATTTTTTATCCTTCCTATCTTTCTAAGATATGGCTTTAGGAAGGAAATGATCTATCCTGCTCTAGCAGTTGGTTATCTCTTTGTGCAAAGTTATTTTTTATCCAATATGCCTGACAAGATGAGCCCGATTGATCCCTTTAAATCCTTTTTGGGATTAGTTGTGCCATTTCTGTTACTGATGGTTAACTTCTCCAAAGAAATTAATATGAGGATCATACGGGTTCTTGCATGGCTCCCGGTGTTTAGCTTGGTCGCTGGTTTCATCCTGCAGCAAATGGGGATGCTGTCGATGGTGAGTTTCGAAATCTCGGGTGTTAATCGTTTGCAAGGAGCCAACATAGCAGCACATCTGGGGATGTTATGTTTTATCTCCATCTGTGTATGTCTTATCGAAATTCGAAATAAACACCATATTATTTTGAATTATGCTCTGACGCTAACTCATTTTATTATATTAATCCAGACGGGAACCCGTGGTCCTCTAATCGCACTGATTCCCATTGTGTGCATGTATTTATTCGACCACGTGCGGAAGTTTGCGAAGGGAAGAACAGGGGCATTAATTCCGGTTGTTCTATTTATGGCGGCCGTGATTGTGATGGTCTTTGCTCAGTGGGACAATTATCAGTTAAGGCAGGAGAGCAAGGGTCTATCTGGCAGGGATTCTGCTTGGGCTTTCTTTACGAATAGGGCGAATGAACACCCTGTCTTTGGGCAAGGCCTTGGCTCGGCTCTAGTTGCGAACGATGGAAGTATCTTCTCGGGCTTTGTTGTGCCGCATAATGAGTACATTCGATTCTACTATGATGGTGGATTTGTCGGAGCACTGTTGTTCTTTGGTGCTTTGTTCTTCGTGTATCTGAAAGTGTATCGTCGCTTGAATTCCCTGGTGAAACCTTACTTTTTGGGAATGATTCTCGGTTTCTTGGTGTATTCCTTCTTTGACAATACGTTATCCACGATGCATTTAATTGCTCCCTTCTGTGTATACCTGAATTCGTTATACCTGACGAGCAGCAAGCAACACCCTGAACCTGAAGAACTACCGAAGTTAGCCCCTCGAAAGGAGATCTTGCAATGA
- the pssD gene encoding PssD/Cps14F family polysaccharide biosynthesis glycosyltransferase — translation MKVCLVSSTGGHLNQLLNLVPAVEDHDYFLVTEKSEASSKLNLSQRTYFLSQQERKNMLFIFIVLRNIITSLFILLKERPKVLITTGAGAVYPLCVLGKLMGAKLVYVESYAKIYSPTLTGRLIYKFADEFYIQWETLQEAYPKAKYRGALF, via the coding sequence ATGAAAGTCTGTTTGGTAAGTTCAACAGGAGGTCATCTGAATCAATTGTTGAATCTAGTTCCTGCTGTCGAGGATCATGATTACTTTTTGGTGACGGAGAAAAGCGAAGCGAGCAGCAAGCTGAATCTTTCCCAGCGAACCTATTTCTTATCGCAACAGGAACGCAAAAATATGCTGTTTATATTTATCGTTCTGCGGAACATCATAACCTCGCTGTTCATTCTGTTGAAGGAACGACCTAAGGTTCTGATCACGACTGGAGCCGGGGCGGTATATCCGCTGTGCGTGCTCGGGAAATTGATGGGAGCGAAGCTAGTCTATGTAGAGAGTTATGCCAAAATATATTCGCCAACGCTAACGGGCAGATTGATTTATAAATTTGCTGATGAATTCTATATTCAATGGGAAACGTTGCAGGAAGCATATCCGAAGGCGAAGTATAGGGGGGCATTATTTTGA
- the pssE gene encoding PssE/Cps14G family polysaccharide biosynthesis glycosyltransferase, translating to MIFVVLGTQRFQFNRLLQAVDNLIQEGKLPSDVLVQSGYSEYKPRHYQHKPFFNQEEMNDHIAKSEFVLSHAGVGVITSALQMNKKVIVMPRRKDQGEHVDNHQLEIAKVFQDKGYISVAQNENELSALVSNLDQLDFKPYVKSNSQLLSSIKGYINSL from the coding sequence TTGATCTTTGTCGTGCTTGGGACACAGCGATTCCAATTCAACCGGCTTTTGCAAGCTGTCGACAATCTAATTCAAGAAGGGAAGCTACCTTCAGACGTGCTTGTACAATCAGGTTACAGTGAATATAAGCCTCGCCATTATCAGCACAAGCCATTTTTTAATCAGGAAGAGATGAATGATCATATTGCCAAAAGTGAATTTGTTCTGTCCCACGCAGGGGTAGGGGTGATCACTAGCGCACTACAGATGAACAAAAAGGTCATCGTCATGCCTAGGCGCAAGGATCAAGGGGAGCATGTGGATAATCATCAGCTTGAGATCGCCAAGGTATTTCAAGACAAAGGTTACATTTCGGTTGCTCAGAACGAGAATGAACTGTCCGCATTAGTATCTAATCTCGATCAGCTCGACTTCAAGCCTTATGTGAAGAGTAACTCGCAGTTGCTATCTTCCATCAAAGGCTACATCAATTCCCTATAA
- a CDS encoding glycosyltransferase family 4 protein, producing the protein MKPKVLVIGSSTKDMGGIVSVIVNIENSHIAEQYNLQRIETYITGSVLARLLIFMKGFLQFLGKLVTFKPDMIHIHMSYNGSFYRKALFILVGRKLFRVPVIVHIHASSFDVFYNRHPLQQKLCKYVLNQVDKLIVLSYTWQEFFSQIVPESKIEVLYNGVFIKEPPIREERPVPRCLFMGRLGKRKGVYDLLLAIQQLKQRGVEAVFTLAGDGEVNEVRALVERYDISDYVEVPGWIRGEEKERLLQHADLLVLPSYHEGLPMAVLEGMNSGLPIVSTRVGGIPEVITDELNGFLVEPGDVEALAHALERIILDKELRLQMGLNNKQLVTSKFNMTDLMHNLSSIYDKVHVNVS; encoded by the coding sequence ATGAAACCTAAGGTGCTAGTCATCGGTTCTTCGACGAAGGACATGGGCGGGATTGTGAGTGTCATCGTGAATATTGAGAATTCGCATATCGCCGAGCAATACAATCTACAACGGATTGAAACCTATATTACAGGCAGCGTTCTGGCACGTTTACTCATCTTCATGAAGGGTTTCCTTCAATTCCTCGGTAAGCTCGTTACGTTCAAGCCAGATATGATCCATATTCATATGTCGTATAACGGAAGCTTCTACCGTAAAGCATTGTTCATTCTTGTGGGTCGCAAGCTGTTCAGGGTGCCGGTGATCGTTCACATTCATGCGTCCAGTTTTGATGTGTTCTACAATCGACATCCACTGCAACAGAAGCTATGCAAGTATGTGCTGAACCAGGTGGATAAATTAATCGTGCTGTCCTATACATGGCAGGAGTTTTTCTCCCAGATCGTGCCCGAATCCAAAATTGAGGTGCTCTATAATGGCGTGTTCATTAAAGAACCTCCGATTAGGGAAGAGCGTCCGGTTCCGCGTTGCTTGTTCATGGGCCGGCTGGGCAAGAGAAAAGGTGTATATGATCTTCTGTTAGCTATCCAGCAATTGAAGCAACGAGGCGTAGAAGCGGTCTTTACGCTTGCAGGCGATGGAGAAGTTAATGAAGTTAGGGCTCTTGTGGAGCGGTATGACATCTCTGATTATGTCGAGGTGCCTGGATGGATCAGGGGCGAAGAGAAGGAACGTTTACTGCAACATGCGGATCTATTGGTTCTGCCTTCCTATCATGAGGGGCTTCCTATGGCCGTACTGGAAGGAATGAATAGTGGACTGCCGATTGTCTCTACCCGAGTCGGTGGAATACCGGAAGTGATTACAGATGAGTTGAACGGTTTCTTAGTGGAACCGGGGGATGTTGAAGCACTGGCTCATGCTCTGGAGAGGATCATTCTGGATAAAGAGCTGAGGTTGCAAATGGGTTTGAATAACAAGCAGTTGGTTACCTCCAAGTTCAACATGACTGATCTTATGCATAACTTATCGTCTATCTATGACAAGGTGCACGTGAACGTGTCCTAG
- a CDS encoding glycosyltransferase family 2 protein, translating to MKALVSCIITTHNRAELLKKAMASVMAQTYPHLEIIIVDDGSKDHTEEVCRAWVKQDQRIHYIQVPYAQGANHARNLGIQRANGKYIAFLDDDDQWLPDKIQAQTQTLEQNKGLFCFCSKVLVYVDREDNVTRRKVSIESRELVFYEDLLTYNWIGETSKIMVQTQLARTVMFDEQLTSAQDYDFYLRILQRGHHAINVKEPLVHIYIHPGPRISTSAKKKFQGQRRVLIKYYKDMSQEQKRRQLHHYRMMEWSKNPNRNTLFLKKTLTLYPWWRNFTLLKRNVRTIWLGFRLRKQLRSETLNKEYKGTA from the coding sequence ATGAAAGCATTAGTGAGTTGTATCATAACAACGCATAATCGCGCTGAGTTGTTGAAGAAGGCCATGGCAAGTGTGATGGCGCAGACCTATCCCCATCTGGAAATTATCATTGTCGATGATGGTTCGAAGGATCATACGGAAGAGGTATGCAGAGCATGGGTCAAGCAGGATCAGCGAATCCATTATATCCAGGTTCCGTACGCTCAGGGTGCCAATCATGCCCGTAATTTAGGGATACAACGTGCCAATGGTAAGTATATTGCCTTCTTGGACGATGATGATCAGTGGTTACCCGATAAGATTCAGGCTCAGACCCAAACGTTGGAGCAGAACAAAGGACTTTTTTGTTTTTGCAGCAAAGTGCTTGTCTATGTGGATCGGGAAGATAACGTTACGCGAAGAAAAGTATCCATCGAATCCCGTGAGCTGGTGTTCTACGAGGACTTGCTGACGTACAACTGGATTGGCGAAACGTCCAAAATCATGGTGCAAACGCAGTTGGCGCGCACAGTTATGTTTGACGAACAATTAACCTCCGCTCAGGATTATGATTTCTATCTGCGTATTCTGCAACGAGGGCATCATGCAATCAATGTGAAGGAACCGCTGGTGCACATTTATATTCATCCAGGGCCACGCATCTCCACCTCTGCCAAGAAAAAGTTCCAAGGGCAACGGAGGGTGCTAATTAAGTATTACAAGGACATGAGCCAAGAACAGAAGAGACGCCAGCTTCATCATTATCGCATGATGGAATGGTCGAAGAATCCTAACCGTAATACCCTTTTTCTCAAAAAAACACTGACGCTATATCCGTGGTGGCGAAACTTCACGTTGCTCAAGCGTAATGTGAGAACCATCTGGCTTGGTTTTCGCTTGCGCAAACAGCTTCGAAGCGAAACGCTGAACAAAGAGTATAAAGGAACAGCCTAA
- a CDS encoding glycosyltransferase, whose translation MREPIVYMLPKMIKTNKFNELLSQSIEDEGWDVKHFSKKDLRNVRKNDVLHFHWPSFYYKGNNAFSTFIKSILFILMIVYVRLKGAKLFWTVHNIWPHNSGRTWHDYWMRRFLVRNCTKLIVMGKPLIRSVCETFHVKESLIEVIPHGHYQGVYGRTGQNIREMFNIPANDYVFAFFGQVSPYKGVDDLIKAFKDLDWPDAHLLIAGKKSADYDLEASIGQSDRIHTYFNFIQDGEYSDYFEAIDSMILPYKNIATSGSAILALSYGKPVVAPRIGLMEEYLPENCAVLYDPADHNGLEEAMKQIRAKDDEFREGKGFQSMLEKLEWSGIAKRTISLYAI comes from the coding sequence ATGCGAGAACCGATCGTCTACATGTTGCCCAAAATGATCAAGACGAACAAATTCAATGAACTATTGTCACAATCCATCGAGGATGAGGGATGGGATGTGAAGCACTTTTCCAAAAAAGATCTCAGAAATGTACGCAAAAACGATGTATTACATTTTCACTGGCCGAGCTTTTATTACAAAGGAAACAACGCGTTCTCGACATTCATCAAGTCCATATTGTTCATTCTCATGATTGTTTACGTGCGACTAAAGGGTGCGAAGTTGTTCTGGACGGTGCATAATATATGGCCGCATAACAGCGGTAGAACTTGGCATGATTACTGGATGAGGAGGTTTCTGGTGCGGAATTGTACCAAACTCATTGTCATGGGCAAACCGCTCATTCGTAGTGTGTGCGAGACGTTTCATGTGAAAGAGAGCCTCATTGAAGTGATTCCCCATGGACATTATCAAGGAGTATATGGACGGACAGGGCAGAACATTAGAGAGATGTTCAACATCCCGGCGAATGACTATGTCTTTGCCTTTTTTGGTCAGGTATCACCCTATAAAGGGGTGGATGATCTAATTAAGGCGTTCAAAGATCTAGATTGGCCGGATGCTCATCTGTTGATTGCCGGTAAGAAATCAGCTGATTATGACCTGGAGGCATCGATAGGCCAATCGGATCGGATTCATACGTACTTCAACTTTATTCAGGATGGAGAATACTCGGATTATTTTGAAGCGATTGATTCGATGATTCTGCCATACAAAAATATTGCAACATCAGGCAGTGCCATACTGGCACTGTCTTATGGCAAGCCTGTCGTGGCTCCACGAATCGGGCTTATGGAAGAGTATTTGCCCGAGAACTGCGCCGTCTTGTATGATCCTGCGGATCATAACGGGCTGGAAGAGGCGATGAAGCAGATCCGGGCGAAGGACGACGAGTTCAGGGAAGGCAAAGGGTTTCAATCCATGCTTGAAAAGCTAGAATGGTCGGGAATTGCGAAGCGCACGATTTCGCTTTATGCCATCTAA
- a CDS encoding glycosyltransferase: MKATVAICTYNRAYDLSESVHSAIQQHAEFEYEIIVIDNNSTDDTAKLVQEIRAGEGGERVKYVLEKTPGLSAARNRAIREARGQYILFLDDDAIASPLWIQHIVGVFDSDQAIGVVGGKIEPLWESRKPDWIPSENLSLYTILDYADHVVEMPSPSIPFGANVAFRTQVFRDIAPFREDLGRVGKNLLSNEESELIARIRVHHKVFYTPFGSVQHKVSKERTTKNWFLRRVFWQGVSDAVRKKDKGAVRTLKHAIRLGQGVIRALLCIYSPKRFTRQLAQICYRNGLIIGILRYNSKE, encoded by the coding sequence ATGAAAGCCACTGTAGCCATTTGCACCTACAATAGAGCCTATGATCTAAGTGAATCCGTTCATAGTGCCATTCAGCAGCATGCTGAATTTGAGTATGAAATTATCGTGATTGATAACAATTCAACCGATGATACCGCTAAGCTTGTGCAGGAGATTCGGGCTGGCGAAGGTGGAGAGCGCGTCAAGTATGTGCTGGAGAAGACACCTGGCTTGTCGGCAGCAAGAAATCGAGCGATTCGGGAAGCGCGCGGTCAGTATATTCTCTTCTTGGATGATGATGCGATTGCATCTCCATTATGGATTCAGCACATCGTCGGTGTATTTGACAGTGATCAAGCTATCGGAGTGGTGGGCGGCAAGATCGAGCCTCTCTGGGAGAGCCGGAAGCCAGATTGGATACCTAGTGAGAATCTATCCCTATACACGATTCTGGATTATGCGGATCATGTGGTGGAGATGCCGAGTCCATCGATTCCGTTTGGTGCCAATGTTGCCTTTCGCACACAGGTGTTTCGAGACATTGCCCCTTTTCGCGAAGACCTAGGCAGGGTAGGGAAGAACCTGTTATCTAATGAAGAGAGTGAGTTAATCGCTAGAATCAGAGTACACCACAAGGTGTTCTATACACCCTTCGGATCAGTGCAACACAAGGTATCCAAAGAACGCACGACCAAAAACTGGTTTTTGCGGCGCGTGTTCTGGCAAGGGGTTAGTGATGCAGTTCGTAAAAAAGACAAGGGTGCAGTTCGCACACTGAAACATGCGATTCGCTTGGGTCAAGGCGTAATTCGAGCACTGCTGTGCATCTATAGCCCAAAGCGTTTTACCCGGCAACTTGCCCAGATCTGTTACCGGAATGGTCTAATTATCGGCATACTCAGATATAACAGTAAGGAATGA